Within Butyrivibrio fibrisolvens, the genomic segment TGCTCCTCCACATACATATCCGATTTTTTTTAAAGATGTATGTACAATAACAACATCTCCTTTTTCTAGTCCAATCCTAATAAAATCATTAATTAACTCTTGCTTAGTTATTGTTTTCATATTAATCACAGAATCCTCTCTAAAAATTATCAAGTAGTGTTCGAAAATAAGCCTATTCCCATTTTAAATTACATATTTACAATTTCATTATTATGCAAAATAATACTATTACTTGATTTAAGAACTCTAAAAAAATCAAGTTTACTGATTTTTTTATGTTGTTTTCTTTTTGATAACAAATACAGAAGGTTTTGATATAAAAAATAAATATATGCCAAACAGTATTTTTGTGATTGCATAGGCATATCCTATTGTTTTATTAACCAAAGACCGCATTGCTTTTTGTTATTAAACTCCAACTTATCCATTCTTCACCCTCCCAAGCGAATCGTTTTCACATATCATTTATGATATCTTTTTCCCAGGCAAATAGGAAGATATATCAAAAACATATTAATATTAAATTCCTACCTGTAACCCCCGGTATATATCAACATTTTAAGTATTTGTTGTTGTTTTTCCTGTGGTATCATATTATACAAATGCAAAACACAGCATGTAATGATTGATAATCGGGGATAAAAATGGAAAATCTGATCTTTAGCTTAAACGCCACTCTACCTATATTTTCACTTATGATCCTGGGATATTTTTTCAATAAAATTGGACTTATAGATGAAAAGGCCGCTTCATGGATGAACAAATTTGTATTTAAAGTTGCTCTTCCGGTTCTTCTTTTTGAAGACCTTGCTAATCAAGACTTTGCAGGAACCTGGAATAGCAAATTTGTCTTTTTCTGCTTTGTTGTCACTATGGTCAGCATCGCAGGAATATACTTGTTATCACGAGTTCTTATAAAGGATACTGCCAAAAGAGGTGAATTCGTGCAGGGTGCATATAGAAGCAGCGCCGCATTACTGGGAATCGCCTTTATACACAACATTTACGGCGAATTAAGTTCCGGTATGGCTCCCCTCATGATACTTGGAAGCGTCCCACTTTATAATATCTTTGCTGTGATAATTCTGATGTTTACTGCTGAGGATAACGGCGAAAGCCAGGATTCAAAGACCATTTTCAAGAAAACTGCTAAGGGAATCCTCACAAATCCTATTATTCTAGGCATCGTGGCAGGTCTTTTATGGTCACTTTTTCAAATTCCAATGCCCAAGATTGGAGAGTCAATTATAAATAATCTTGCAAAGCTCGCTACTCCTCTAGGACTTATGTCTATGGGAGCAACCTTTGATTTCAAAAAAGCAGCAAAGGATGTAAAGCCAGCTCTTACAGCCTCATTCATCAAGTTATTTCTACTGGTTGCCATCTTCATTCCAGTGGCTGTAA encodes:
- a CDS encoding AEC family transporter, encoding MENLIFSLNATLPIFSLMILGYFFNKIGLIDEKAASWMNKFVFKVALPVLLFEDLANQDFAGTWNSKFVFFCFVVTMVSIAGIYLLSRVLIKDTAKRGEFVQGAYRSSAALLGIAFIHNIYGELSSGMAPLMILGSVPLYNIFAVIILMFTAEDNGESQDSKTIFKKTAKGILTNPIILGIVAGLLWSLFQIPMPKIGESIINNLAKLATPLGLMSMGATFDFKKAAKDVKPALTASFIKLFLLVAIFIPVAVSFGFRGEQIVALLVMLGSATTVSCFIMAKSMGHEGTLSSSIIMMTTFGCSFSLAFWLFLLKTFGII